A region of Bombilactobacillus folatiphilus DNA encodes the following proteins:
- a CDS encoding MFS transporter: MQTKHKSIIMVAIFIATFMTSIETTIITTAMPTIVSDLHGLALQSWIFTIYLLTTSVTTPIYGKLSDQIGRKPIFLTGIALFALGSLLSGLSPNMIILTAARFIQGLGAGAVLPITNTIIADLFEFEKRSTGLAFNNTAWGISALAGPVVGGFIVDKLSWHWVFFINVPLGVIVFIIIATMYTEKLNSNIKHINIDYIGIVTLSLAILSLLFIFQDLQNSSIKMFLIIILFLVFILSTIMFIYREKKTNDPLINLTIFKNRTFSAQIATAFLLSGAQFGFQIYFPTWLQSIYRAPASLAGLVVSPSPIMWLVASFFVGSLVKRLAPKYINLIFVSIMALGFVVILRTSVDSKMILFYVISGISGVCLGTVITTNTVVSQQVIDQSQLGTASSMLTLGRTMGQTIMTGIYGLVFNYALDKGIQNKSGVSQTVLNKFIDNSAQIAASTRHALNQIMLNAQHQVFYIVIFVLIIALVINVFDNQKTKLI; the protein is encoded by the coding sequence ATGCAAACTAAGCATAAGTCAATTATTATGGTAGCCATTTTTATAGCAACATTTATGACTTCCATTGAAACAACTATTATTACAACGGCAATGCCGACGATTGTTAGTGATTTGCATGGTCTAGCACTGCAAAGCTGGATTTTTACCATATATTTATTAACAACTTCCGTTACCACGCCCATTTATGGAAAATTATCGGATCAAATTGGTCGAAAACCCATTTTTTTGACAGGGATTGCTTTATTTGCGCTGGGTTCATTATTGAGTGGTTTGTCGCCGAATATGATCATTTTAACAGCTGCCCGTTTTATTCAAGGTTTAGGGGCTGGAGCAGTTCTTCCAATAACTAACACGATTATTGCTGATCTATTTGAATTCGAGAAAAGATCCACGGGTTTAGCATTTAACAATACTGCGTGGGGCATATCGGCTTTGGCGGGTCCTGTAGTGGGGGGCTTTATAGTTGATAAATTGAGCTGGCATTGGGTATTTTTCATCAATGTTCCCTTAGGAGTTATTGTCTTCATTATTATTGCGACGATGTACACTGAAAAATTAAATAGTAATATAAAGCACATCAATATTGATTATATCGGGATTGTGACTTTGTCTTTGGCAATTTTAAGTCTCTTATTTATTTTTCAGGATTTACAAAATAGTTCCATTAAAATGTTTTTGATTATTATCTTGTTTCTTGTTTTTATATTGTCCACCATCATGTTTATTTACCGGGAAAAGAAAACCAATGATCCATTAATTAATTTAACCATTTTCAAGAATAGAACTTTTTCAGCACAAATTGCCACAGCATTTTTGCTCAGTGGAGCACAATTTGGCTTTCAGATATACTTTCCAACTTGGCTACAATCAATTTATCGAGCACCCGCTTCACTAGCTGGTCTGGTTGTCTCGCCTAGTCCGATTATGTGGTTGGTTGCTTCATTTTTTGTAGGGTCATTAGTCAAGCGTTTGGCACCTAAATATATTAATTTAATCTTTGTCAGTATTATGGCGCTTGGTTTTGTAGTTATTTTGCGTACTAGTGTGGATAGCAAGATGATTTTGTTTTATGTAATTTCTGGAATTTCAGGTGTTTGTTTGGGGACAGTCATTACGACAAATACAGTTGTCTCGCAGCAAGTAATTGATCAATCGCAATTGGGAACGGCCTCTTCAATGTTGACACTAGGCCGAACTATGGGGCAAACAATTATGACCGGCATTTATGGTCTGGTGTTTAATTATGCCTTAGACAAAGGAATTCAAAATAAGTCGGGTGTTTCACAAACAGTATTGAATAAATTTATTGATAACTCGGCTCAGATAGCAGCATCAACCAGACATGCTTTGAACCAAATTATGTTAAATGCGCAACATCAAGTGTTTTATATTGTTATTTTTGTTTTAATAATTGCGCTCGTTATTAATGTTTTTGATAATCAGAAAACTAAATTAATTTAA
- the nrdF gene encoding class 1b ribonucleoside-diphosphate reductase subunit beta codes for MVKTYYEAINWNQIEDQVDKATWEKLTEQFWLDTRIPLSNDRDDWRGLSEIEHTVVGHVFGGLTLLDTLQSQDGAEVLRKDARTPEEIAVFNNIQFMESVHAKSYSSIFSTLNTAEEINEIFDWTNHNEFLQKKAEVVNQIYQTGQPLEKKVASVFLETFLFYSGFYTPLYYLGNNKLTNVAEIIKLIIRDESVHGTYIGYKFQLGFQELSHAEQEKFQDWMYNLLYELYDNEEKYTAQLYDEIGWTDDVNRFLRYNANKALMNLGQNPLFPDGTAENVNPIVMNGISTGTNNHDFFSQVGNGYLLGRVSAMKESDYDIGRNNN; via the coding sequence ATGGTTAAAACGTACTACGAAGCAATTAATTGGAATCAAATTGAAGATCAAGTTGATAAAGCCACCTGGGAAAAATTGACGGAACAATTCTGGCTGGACACACGGATTCCACTATCCAACGATCGCGACGATTGGCGTGGATTAAGTGAAATTGAGCACACCGTGGTGGGACACGTATTTGGCGGCTTAACTTTACTCGATACTTTGCAATCCCAAGATGGCGCGGAAGTCTTACGCAAAGATGCCCGCACACCTGAAGAAATCGCCGTATTTAATAATATTCAATTCATGGAATCCGTCCATGCCAAAAGTTATTCATCAATTTTTAGCACGCTCAATACAGCCGAAGAAATCAACGAAATCTTTGATTGGACGAATCACAATGAATTTCTACAAAAGAAAGCAGAAGTGGTCAATCAAATCTATCAAACTGGGCAACCCCTCGAAAAGAAAGTTGCTTCTGTCTTCTTGGAAACTTTCCTGTTCTACTCAGGTTTTTATACGCCACTGTATTATCTCGGCAATAATAAATTGACAAATGTCGCAGAAATCATCAAGTTAATTATTCGTGATGAATCTGTCCACGGCACTTATATTGGTTACAAATTTCAGCTCGGCTTCCAAGAACTCTCTCACGCGGAACAAGAAAAATTCCAAGATTGGATGTATAATTTATTATATGAGCTGTATGACAATGAGGAAAAATATACCGCGCAATTGTACGATGAGATTGGCTGGACCGATGATGTGAACCGATTCTTGCGTTATAACGCTAACAAAGCGCTCATGAATCTCGGACAAAATCCCTTGTTTCCTGATGGCACAGCCGAAAACGTTAATCCGATCGTGATGAACGGCATTTCGACAGGAACGAATAATCACGACTTTTTCTCGCAAGTCGGCAATGGTTATTTATTAGGACGCGTGTCGGCCATGAAAGAGTCTGATTACGACATTGGCCGTAATAATAATTAA
- the nrdE gene encoding class 1b ribonucleoside-diphosphate reductase subunit alpha produces MSQIFRKWLNNLSLNNIDIAKVHYFKLNNELNIPVDGHIPLAKDQEALTAFWQENVTPNTKILPDVLDHLTNLVQNDYLEGAFFKKYSKAFIQQLYQYLLDQHFQFKSFMAAYKFYNQYALKTNDGNYYLENYELRVLNNALYFADGNEQLAQQLADEMIHQRYQPATPTFLNAGKKRRGEFVSCFLIQTTDDMNSIGRAINSALQLSRIGGGVGITLSNLREAGAPIKGVENLSSGVLPVMKLLEDSFSYSNQLGQRQGAGAVYLNVFHPDIIDFLSAKKENADEKIRVKTLSLGIIVPDKYYELVRQDADMYLFSPYSVERVYQTPFSYVDITKEYDHLVANPQIKKYKIKARDLELEISKLQQESGYPYILNIDTVNRDNPIDGKIIMSNLCSEIQQVQTPSILNDKQEYVKMGTDVSCNLGSTNIPQLMASPDLGQSVRAMTRALTFVSDHSQIDAVPSIRKGNKLSHSIGLGAMGLHTYLATQHIEYGSPQALEFTNVYFMLLNYWTLVESNQLARERHTMFHNFAKSQYANGQYFTKYTQHSFAPKDPVVQQLFADIFVPTPKDWELLQHKVQATGLYNQNRLAVAPTGSISYIDDTSASLQPITWLVEERQEKKNGKLYFPAPKMANDTIPYYRSAYDTDMRKVINTYAAAQEHVDQGLSLTLFIRSTIPEGMYEWKTPDEENKQTTRDLTILRNYAYYKGIKSLYYVRTFTDDSSEVGVNECESCSI; encoded by the coding sequence ATGTCGCAAATTTTCAGAAAGTGGTTGAACAACTTGAGTCTAAACAACATTGATATCGCTAAAGTTCACTATTTCAAGCTAAACAATGAATTAAATATCCCCGTCGATGGTCACATTCCCTTAGCCAAAGATCAAGAAGCCCTGACCGCATTTTGGCAAGAAAATGTGACACCGAACACCAAGATTTTGCCTGATGTGCTTGATCATTTAACCAATCTGGTTCAAAACGATTATTTGGAAGGTGCTTTTTTTAAAAAATATTCGAAAGCTTTTATCCAACAGCTTTACCAATATCTATTAGATCAACATTTTCAATTTAAATCTTTCATGGCAGCTTACAAATTTTATAATCAGTATGCTTTAAAAACCAACGATGGTAACTATTATTTAGAAAATTATGAACTGCGGGTTCTCAATAATGCCTTGTATTTCGCAGATGGCAACGAACAATTGGCCCAGCAATTAGCCGACGAAATGATTCATCAACGCTATCAGCCGGCAACGCCAACCTTTTTGAATGCTGGTAAAAAGCGACGTGGTGAATTCGTGTCATGCTTTTTGATTCAAACGACTGACGATATGAATTCAATTGGCCGCGCTATTAATAGTGCGTTGCAACTTTCCCGCATTGGTGGCGGTGTGGGGATTACTCTGTCCAATTTACGTGAAGCGGGGGCGCCGATTAAGGGCGTGGAGAACTTATCTAGCGGCGTTTTGCCAGTGATGAAACTATTAGAAGATAGTTTCAGTTACAGTAACCAACTGGGGCAACGCCAAGGTGCCGGCGCTGTTTATTTGAACGTCTTTCATCCCGATATTATTGATTTTTTGTCTGCTAAAAAAGAAAACGCCGATGAGAAAATTCGGGTAAAAACTTTATCACTTGGCATCATTGTGCCGGATAAATATTATGAACTCGTGCGTCAAGATGCTGATATGTATTTGTTCAGTCCATACAGTGTTGAACGCGTGTACCAAACGCCTTTTTCCTACGTAGATATCACTAAAGAATATGATCATTTGGTGGCCAATCCGCAAATCAAGAAATATAAAATCAAGGCACGGGATTTGGAATTAGAAATCAGCAAATTGCAACAAGAATCAGGTTATCCCTACATTCTTAATATTGATACCGTCAACCGTGATAATCCAATTGATGGCAAAATTATCATGAGCAATTTATGCTCCGAAATTCAGCAAGTCCAAACGCCGTCAATTCTCAACGACAAGCAAGAATACGTCAAAATGGGGACCGATGTGAGTTGCAACCTCGGTTCCACTAATATTCCCCAATTGATGGCTAGTCCTGATTTGGGTCAATCGGTGCGAGCCATGACACGGGCGTTGACTTTTGTGTCGGATCATTCCCAAATTGATGCTGTGCCTTCCATTCGCAAGGGCAATAAGCTTAGTCATTCAATCGGCTTGGGCGCTATGGGTTTGCACACCTATTTAGCCACCCAGCACATCGAATATGGTTCACCACAAGCGCTAGAATTCACGAATGTTTATTTTATGTTATTGAATTATTGGACCCTGGTTGAAAGCAATCAGCTTGCCCGTGAACGACATACAATGTTTCATAATTTTGCCAAATCACAATACGCTAATGGTCAATATTTCACTAAATATACACAACACAGCTTTGCCCCCAAAGATCCTGTGGTTCAACAATTATTCGCGGACATTTTTGTACCAACGCCCAAAGATTGGGAACTATTACAACACAAAGTGCAAGCCACTGGCTTATACAATCAAAATCGCTTAGCAGTCGCGCCCACGGGATCGATTTCTTATATTGACGACACCAGCGCCAGTTTACAGCCGATTACATGGTTGGTGGAAGAACGCCAAGAAAAAAAGAATGGCAAATTATATTTCCCCGCACCAAAAATGGCTAATGATACGATTCCTTACTATCGTTCAGCTTATGACACCGACATGCGTAAAGTGATTAACACCTATGCTGCCGCGCAAGAACATGTCGATCAAGGCTTGAGCTTGACTTTATTCATTCGCTCCACCATTCCTGAGGGCATGTATGAATGGAAGACACCTGATGAGGAAAATAAGCAAACAACGCGTGACTTGACAATTCTGCGCAATTACGCTTATTACAAAGGAATTAAGTCCTTATATTATGTGCGCACTTTTACCGATGATAGTTCCGAAGTAGGTGTCAACGAATGTGAAAGCTGTTCAATTTAA
- a CDS encoding ribonucleotide reductase stimulatory protein: MLIAYYTITGQTRRFIEKTQLSAYEINDTDPFHQMSAPYLLAVPAYDDEMMDAVIDFLGYQTNAQRLVGVVGSGNRNFNELYIHTAKDIARGLGVPVVFDYEFNGTLTDVANFQKVVEQLESKQH; this comes from the coding sequence ATGCTGATTGCTTATTACACGATCACCGGTCAGACGCGGCGTTTTATCGAAAAAACGCAACTGTCCGCCTATGAAATCAACGATACGGATCCTTTTCACCAAATGAGTGCCCCATATTTGCTAGCAGTGCCCGCCTATGATGACGAAATGATGGACGCTGTCATTGATTTTTTGGGGTATCAAACTAATGCTCAACGTCTAGTAGGCGTTGTCGGCAGTGGTAATCGCAACTTTAATGAGTTGTATATTCACACGGCTAAAGACATCGCCAGAGGGCTGGGTGTTCCTGTGGTCTTCGATTATGAATTCAATGGAACGCTGACAGATGTCGCAAATTTTCAGAAAGTGGTTGAACAACTTGAGTCTAAACAACATTGA
- the nrdH gene encoding glutaredoxin-like protein NrdH, translating into MKKTALIYTKNGCMQCKMTKRFLTEHQIDFQEVNINQQPESLATLKQQGFQSVPIVIADGVQPIVGFRPDELKALV; encoded by the coding sequence ATGAAAAAAACAGCATTGATTTACACCAAAAATGGTTGCATGCAATGCAAGATGACAAAGCGCTTTTTAACTGAACATCAAATTGATTTTCAAGAAGTGAACATTAATCAACAGCCGGAATCTTTAGCAACTTTAAAACAGCAAGGCTTTCAAAGTGTGCCTATCGTGATAGCCGATGGCGTCCAACCCATTGTCGGTTTTCGTCCAGATGAACTGAAAGCTCTGGTGTAA
- a CDS encoding LVIS_2131 family protein, with product MHLNWNILGVLCWIVVICLVAGIIFHTRQRHLKMIVVQKKHHSQMNWFLDIIEFLIALIAVGGMLYVTVLDRANAKDSQRITLNYEVQPLVMQTKSSQGYYVQAKGAADKNIIQYYTYWTHGAKYSVPSNNASVVDGDQSISLNAKNYPWPHTRKYDQKYQKAYVITMVAHYKNNWRNGLGMHVGSVATDYTLIRIPSNTFLQMLP from the coding sequence ATGCATCTTAATTGGAATATTTTGGGAGTATTGTGTTGGATCGTGGTTATTTGTCTTGTGGCTGGGATTATTTTTCATACACGGCAACGCCATTTAAAGATGATTGTGGTGCAAAAAAAACATCATTCACAGATGAATTGGTTTTTGGATATCATAGAATTTTTAATTGCGTTGATCGCGGTTGGTGGCATGCTTTACGTTACCGTTTTGGATAGAGCGAATGCTAAAGATAGTCAACGCATAACACTTAATTACGAAGTTCAACCATTGGTGATGCAGACTAAGAGCAGTCAAGGATACTATGTCCAAGCTAAAGGGGCTGCCGACAAAAATATAATTCAGTATTATACTTATTGGACTCATGGGGCTAAGTACAGTGTTCCCAGTAATAACGCTTCAGTTGTGGATGGTGACCAATCGATTAGTTTGAATGCGAAGAATTATCCGTGGCCGCATACGCGAAAATATGATCAAAAATATCAAAAGGCTTATGTAATTACGATGGTGGCCCATTACAAAAATAATTGGCGTAACGGTTTGGGGATGCATGTAGGTAGTGTGGCAACTGATTACACATTGATTCGTATTCCATCGAATACTTTCTTACAAATGCTTCCATAA
- a CDS encoding DUF2187 family protein: MKMDNIKVGDKLQGHVEEDMEQPFTGTVEKLYTNSVLIDIEQYDPQDNDNVIELNHKIVVNAQNLKKPAKK, encoded by the coding sequence ATGAAGATGGATAACATTAAAGTTGGCGATAAATTACAAGGTCATGTTGAAGAAGATATGGAACAACCCTTTACGGGCACCGTTGAAAAACTTTACACCAATTCCGTTTTAATTGATATTGAACAATATGATCCACAAGATAACGATAATGTCATTGAATTGAATCATAAAATTGTCGTCAATGCACAAAATCTGAAAAAACCAGCTAAAAAATAA
- a CDS encoding guanylate kinase, translating to MQKVIIITGASGVGKTTVSTYLKQQYQIPAVVTHTTRPKRKHEVDGVDYYFETPSTFRQNEYLESVTYSGHLYGSSKEGLTKAWAKSDVVSIVLDTKGAVSYVQAYSQQAMVWFLTVDEHLLMQRLKMRGDTPDLLAQRLHSKEFRRDLLVPQVLQTCAHILRNDSWPQLKTEVDLLMKSVK from the coding sequence ATGCAAAAAGTTATCATTATTACTGGCGCGAGCGGTGTTGGCAAAACGACGGTGAGCACTTATTTAAAGCAGCAATATCAGATTCCGGCAGTTGTGACGCATACGACTAGACCCAAACGGAAGCATGAAGTTGATGGTGTAGATTATTATTTTGAAACGCCGTCAACTTTTCGTCAAAATGAGTATCTGGAATCAGTGACTTATAGTGGACATCTGTATGGTTCCTCCAAAGAGGGCTTGACCAAGGCTTGGGCCAAATCCGACGTGGTGAGTATTGTCTTAGATACTAAAGGCGCTGTTAGTTATGTTCAAGCTTATTCTCAACAAGCCATGGTGTGGTTTTTAACGGTGGATGAGCACTTGTTGATGCAACGTTTAAAAATGCGCGGAGATACGCCAGATTTGTTGGCGCAGCGCTTGCATAGCAAAGAGTTTCGACGTGATTTGCTGGTGCCGCAAGTCTTGCAAACATGCGCTCACATCTTGCGAAATGATTCATGGCCGCAGTTAAAAACTGAAGTGGATTTGTTGATGAAATCAGTCAAGTAA
- a CDS encoding C40 family peptidase gives MISKKSLLSFVAAGVVSISAVGVVGHHQDAQAANVGESVTVTKDSVGLRHQPYTNGSLTGQYVDKNTTWKVTDVTSDGQWYNVGADDWIASDDVADTNSLRDTKVQQVINEAQMQGGKPYVWGAKGPNSFDCSGLMQYVFKQALGQDIGGYTVAQESAGPKVSIDNLQPGDLMFWGSQGNSYHVALYIGNGQYIDAPKPGEGVGVHSISSYFYPSFGVRAIN, from the coding sequence ATGATTTCTAAAAAAAGTTTACTCAGTTTTGTTGCAGCAGGTGTCGTTAGTATTTCTGCAGTAGGTGTAGTTGGTCATCATCAAGATGCTCAGGCTGCTAATGTTGGCGAAAGTGTGACTGTAACTAAGGATTCTGTAGGCTTACGGCATCAACCATATACGAATGGTTCTTTGACAGGTCAATATGTTGATAAAAATACCACTTGGAAAGTTACCGACGTGACTTCTGATGGCCAATGGTATAACGTAGGTGCTGATGATTGGATTGCATCTGATGATGTTGCTGATACAAATTCTTTAAGAGATACTAAGGTACAACAAGTTATTAATGAAGCACAAATGCAAGGTGGCAAGCCTTACGTTTGGGGTGCTAAGGGTCCTAATTCCTTTGACTGTTCTGGTTTGATGCAATACGTGTTCAAGCAAGCTTTGGGTCAAGATATTGGTGGTTATACAGTTGCTCAAGAAAGTGCTGGTCCTAAAGTTTCGATTGATAACTTACAACCTGGCGATTTGATGTTCTGGGGTTCACAAGGTAATTCTTATCATGTTGCTTTATATATTGGTAATGGTCAATATATTGATGCACCAAAACCGGGCGAAGGCGTTGGCGTTCACAGCATTTCTAGTTACTTCTATCCATCATTCGGTGTTCGGGCAATTAACTAA
- a CDS encoding GNAT family N-acetyltransferase, with the protein MKKFGSRNDDVCLVSLSKGNLVGAAWIRKIRSYGYVDADTPELSIALKAEFRGQGYGTNLLNSLIDLLKGKKYKKISLSVDNRNIPAYKLYLKNNFKTVRKCDHTEIMVVNL; encoded by the coding sequence ATAAAAAAATTTGGTTCAAGGAACGATGATGTATGTTTGGTTTCTTTGAGTAAGGGGAATTTAGTTGGTGCTGCATGGATTAGAAAAATTCGGTCGTACGGTTATGTTGATGCTGATACACCGGAGTTAAGTATAGCTCTGAAAGCAGAGTTTAGAGGTCAGGGCTATGGAACGAATTTATTGAATTCTCTCATTGATTTATTAAAAGGTAAAAAATATAAAAAAATTTCGTTGAGCGTAGATAATAGAAATATTCCTGCTTATAAACTTTATCTAAAAAATAATTTTAAGACTGTAAGGAAGTGTGATCATACTGAAATAATGGTTGTTAATTTGTGA
- a CDS encoding ABC transporter ATP-binding protein has protein sequence MSERKKIIQVQHLKQYFSPGKPNEVRAVDDISFDIYEGETFGLVGESGSGKSTTGRSIIRLYNPTSGKIIFDGKDISTIKNHSPEMLKFRREMQMIFQDPYASLDPRMKVKDIIAEGLDVHGLAKNDQDRDQRVNDLLKIVGLNPDHATRYPHEFSGGQRQRIGIARALAVDPQFIIADEPISALDVSIQAQVVNLMKDIQKKNNLTYLFIAHDLSMVKYISDRIAVMHQGRLMELGDADEVYNHPLHPYTKSLLSAVPTPDPELERQRTRIDYDASIEASNNNERQLREVQHDHFVFCSEEEITQYQD, from the coding sequence ATGAGTGAAAGAAAAAAAATTATTCAAGTGCAACATTTGAAACAATATTTTAGTCCCGGTAAACCAAATGAAGTTCGGGCTGTCGACGATATTAGTTTTGACATTTATGAAGGTGAAACTTTCGGCCTCGTTGGCGAATCTGGTTCTGGTAAGAGTACCACGGGTCGTAGCATCATTCGTCTGTATAATCCAACGTCCGGTAAAATTATTTTTGATGGTAAGGATATCAGCACAATCAAAAATCATAGCCCTGAGATGCTGAAGTTTCGACGTGAAATGCAGATGATTTTCCAAGATCCATATGCTTCTTTGGATCCCCGGATGAAAGTTAAAGATATTATTGCTGAAGGTTTAGATGTGCATGGTCTGGCAAAAAACGATCAAGACCGTGACCAACGGGTGAACGATTTACTGAAGATTGTCGGCTTAAATCCTGATCACGCGACTCGTTACCCACATGAATTTTCTGGTGGACAACGGCAACGGATTGGTATTGCCCGTGCGTTGGCGGTAGATCCACAATTCATCATTGCCGACGAACCAATCTCAGCTTTGGACGTATCAATTCAAGCACAGGTCGTCAACTTGATGAAAGATATTCAAAAGAAAAATAATCTAACTTATTTATTCATTGCACATGATTTGTCGATGGTTAAATATATTAGCGATCGTATTGCGGTGATGCACCAAGGTCGCCTCATGGAATTAGGTGATGCTGATGAAGTTTATAATCACCCACTGCATCCTTATACTAAAAGTTTGTTGTCGGCGGTCCCGACGCCCGATCCTGAATTAGAACGTCAAAGAACTCGGATTGATTACGATGCTTCTATCGAAGCTAGCAACAATAACGAGCGCCAACTACGGGAAGTTCAGCATGACCACTTCGTCTTTTGTAGTGAAGAAGAGATTACACAGTATCAAGATTAA
- a CDS encoding ABC transporter ATP-binding protein, giving the protein MANNILEVKNLEINFKTFAGTVQAIRDVSFNLRKGETLAIVGESGSGKSVTTRSIMGLLASNAIVANGEILYKGKDLLKESEKEMDHHRGNDLSMIFQDPMTSLDPTMPIGKQVAEPLRIHSKISKEKAMKRAQEVLELVGIPNAKARMKDYPHQFSGGQRQRIVIAIAIVNYPEILIADEPTTALDVTVQAQIIDLMRELQEKLETSIIFITHDLGVVAGIADRVAVMYAGKIIEYGTVDEIFYQPKHPYTWGLLSSMPTLDTKGSKLSSIPGTPPDLLDPPKGDAFAPRNPYAMKIDLEAQPPFFKVSDTHYAATWLLHPDAPKVEPPLAIQKRAQEYERLIQDGKVINPNQGGAL; this is encoded by the coding sequence ATGGCGAATAATATTCTTGAAGTAAAAAATTTAGAAATCAATTTTAAAACCTTTGCCGGTACCGTCCAAGCAATTCGTGACGTCAGCTTTAATTTGCGAAAAGGTGAAACTTTAGCAATTGTTGGGGAATCTGGATCTGGTAAATCCGTCACAACTCGCAGTATCATGGGCTTGTTAGCATCTAATGCCATTGTGGCAAACGGTGAAATTTTATATAAAGGCAAAGACTTGCTTAAGGAATCTGAAAAAGAAATGGATCACCATCGCGGTAATGATCTTTCTATGATTTTCCAAGATCCAATGACCTCTTTAGATCCTACAATGCCAATCGGCAAGCAAGTTGCTGAACCTTTACGCATTCACAGTAAAATTTCTAAAGAAAAAGCCATGAAACGGGCCCAAGAAGTACTTGAATTGGTCGGCATTCCGAATGCTAAAGCCCGGATGAAAGATTATCCGCACCAATTCTCTGGTGGACAGCGGCAACGGATTGTGATTGCAATTGCCATTGTCAATTATCCTGAAATCTTGATTGCTGACGAACCAACCACAGCGCTGGATGTGACTGTGCAAGCACAAATTATTGATTTGATGCGTGAATTGCAGGAAAAACTGGAAACTTCGATTATCTTTATCACGCATGATTTGGGTGTAGTGGCTGGAATTGCTGACCGGGTGGCCGTTATGTATGCAGGTAAAATCATTGAATATGGCACCGTCGATGAAATTTTTTACCAACCAAAACACCCTTATACTTGGGGCTTACTGAGTTCTATGCCGACCTTAGATACTAAGGGGTCCAAACTGTCCTCAATCCCTGGTACTCCGCCGGATTTGTTAGATCCTCCAAAGGGTGATGCTTTCGCTCCTCGCAATCCTTACGCTATGAAAATTGACTTGGAGGCACAGCCGCCCTTCTTCAAAGTGAGTGATACCCACTATGCGGCAACTTGGTTATTGCATCCTGATGCTCCCAAAGTGGAACCACCATTAGCCATTCAAAAACGTGCTCAAGAATATGAACGTTTAATTCAAGATGGCAAAGTGATTAACCCGAATCAAGGAGGAGCACTTTAA